From a region of the Methylomonas rapida genome:
- a CDS encoding cobyric acid synthase, which produces MIPKALMVQGTTSDAGKSTLVTAICRYYRRQNIAVAPFKPQNMALNSAVTIDGGEIGRAQAVQAAACGLPAHSDMNPVLLKPNTDTTAQVIIHGQVLQNQSANQYHDYKKVAKQAVLASWARLNSQYQAVIVEGAGSPAEINLRAGDIANMGFAEAVDCPVILVADIDRGGVFAHIVGTLALLSASERKRVIGFVINRFRGDMALLQSGLDWLEQETGKPVLAVLPYLHDLYLEAEDALSSRHAHQAGEQAFRVVVPHLPSFSNHTDFDPLQLHPSVDVHFAKHPDHVNGADLIVLPGSKSVRSDLIRLRQQGWEGFLHRHLRYGGKVLGICGGFQMLGRAIHDPHGVEGESGSAEGLGVLDMETTLHTAKCLRQVKGLFAEKAVAVQGYEIHMGISQGAALSRPLFKLADRDDGAISADDQVAGSYVHGLFDVPEACDALLAWAGHTQRQAVDFHALREAGIDRIADAWAEHCDFAKLDAALSAFYGA; this is translated from the coding sequence ATGATTCCTAAAGCGCTGATGGTGCAGGGCACCACGTCCGATGCCGGCAAAAGCACCTTGGTCACGGCCATTTGCCGCTATTACCGCCGGCAAAACATCGCCGTGGCGCCGTTCAAGCCTCAGAACATGGCGCTGAATAGCGCCGTCACGATCGACGGCGGCGAAATCGGTCGCGCCCAGGCCGTACAGGCGGCCGCCTGCGGTTTGCCAGCGCATAGCGACATGAATCCGGTGTTGTTGAAGCCCAATACCGATACCACAGCGCAAGTCATCATTCATGGCCAGGTCTTGCAAAACCAATCGGCCAACCAGTACCACGATTACAAAAAGGTCGCCAAACAGGCGGTATTGGCTTCCTGGGCGCGCTTGAACAGCCAGTATCAAGCCGTCATCGTCGAAGGGGCTGGCAGTCCGGCCGAGATCAATTTGCGTGCTGGCGACATCGCCAACATGGGCTTTGCCGAAGCGGTCGATTGTCCGGTGATATTGGTTGCCGACATCGACCGCGGTGGCGTGTTCGCACATATCGTCGGCACGTTGGCGTTGTTGTCCGCCTCGGAGCGCAAGCGGGTGATAGGCTTTGTGATCAACCGCTTTCGTGGCGACATGGCCTTGTTGCAGTCGGGGCTGGATTGGCTGGAACAGGAAACCGGCAAGCCGGTGCTGGCGGTGTTGCCCTATCTGCATGATTTGTATCTGGAGGCAGAGGATGCCTTGTCCAGTCGTCATGCCCACCAGGCTGGCGAGCAGGCTTTCAGGGTGGTCGTGCCGCATCTGCCGAGCTTCAGCAACCACACCGATTTTGACCCGTTGCAATTGCATCCCAGCGTGGACGTGCATTTCGCCAAGCATCCGGATCATGTCAATGGCGCGGATTTGATCGTATTGCCAGGCAGCAAGTCAGTCCGCAGCGATTTAATTCGGCTAAGACAGCAAGGTTGGGAGGGTTTCCTGCACAGGCATTTGCGCTACGGCGGCAAAGTGCTGGGCATTTGCGGCGGTTTCCAAATGCTCGGCCGGGCGATACACGACCCGCACGGCGTCGAAGGCGAATCGGGCAGCGCCGAGGGCTTGGGCGTGTTGGACATGGAAACGACCTTGCATACTGCTAAATGCCTGCGTCAAGTCAAGGGGCTATTTGCGGAAAAAGCGGTGGCCGTGCAAGGTTATGAAATCCACATGGGCATCAGTCAGGGGGCGGCTTTGTCCAGACCGTTGTTCAAATTGGCCGATAGGGACGATGGCGCGATTTCGGCGGACGATCAAGTGGCGGGCAGTTACGTGCATGGCTTGTTCGACGTTCCCGAAGCCTGCGACGCCTTGCTGGCGTGGGCCGGCCACACACAGCGCCAGGCCGTGGATTTTCATGCCCTGCGCGAGGCCGGCATCGATCGCATCGCCGATGCCTGGGCCGAACATTGTGACTTTGCCAAACTGGATGCGGCGTTGTCGGCGTTCTATGGCGCGTGA
- the mltB gene encoding lytic murein transglycosylase B: MKAVVSFSNRLALGLTLLFFAGCATSPEKTEQNFNRARSGPTQQAAPSQARTATPYLRPLTSIGAYRASSITGDYAGYPALQRFIDVMVQKHGFERDYLNGLFSQAKRKQWTLDYLAKSDQSLGGKPGKGSWSRYRAKFLDARHINAGVDFWQRHQATLQRASQQYGVPDEYILGIMAVETTFGSFVGNHRIIDALTTLAFDYQRRGDYFRGELENFLVMSRGEGLDPAKPVGSFAGAMGLGQFMPSSFLEWAVDFNGDGKRDLWNPEDSIGSVANYFAKHGWKPGQPVVSPIRGNPSVATLEPGLDKQYPLSTLQQAGLMPTTDCQCNEPLRLLWLRHADQDQYLLGYPNFYVITRYNQSTHYAMAVHELAQAIKSAYRQQVASNP; encoded by the coding sequence ATGAAAGCAGTAGTCTCTTTTTCAAATCGTCTGGCTCTTGGTCTGACGCTGTTGTTTTTTGCCGGCTGCGCTACGTCGCCGGAAAAAACCGAGCAGAATTTCAACCGCGCCCGCAGCGGTCCAACCCAGCAAGCGGCGCCCAGCCAAGCCAGAACCGCCACCCCGTACTTGCGCCCGCTGACCAGCATCGGCGCTTACCGGGCAAGCTCGATCACCGGCGACTACGCCGGCTATCCGGCCTTGCAACGGTTCATCGACGTCATGGTGCAGAAACATGGCTTCGAACGCGACTATTTGAACGGCCTGTTTTCCCAAGCCAAGCGGAAACAGTGGACGCTGGATTATCTGGCCAAGTCCGATCAAAGCCTGGGCGGCAAACCCGGCAAGGGCAGTTGGTCGCGTTACCGCGCCAAGTTTCTCGATGCCAGACACATCAACGCCGGCGTCGATTTCTGGCAGCGCCATCAGGCCACCTTGCAGCGCGCCAGCCAGCAATACGGTGTGCCAGACGAATACATCCTGGGCATCATGGCCGTCGAAACCACATTCGGCAGCTTCGTCGGCAATCATAGGATCATCGATGCGTTGACCACGCTGGCTTTCGATTATCAACGCCGGGGCGATTATTTCCGCGGCGAACTGGAAAATTTTCTGGTGATGTCGCGCGGCGAAGGCCTCGATCCGGCCAAACCCGTCGGCTCCTTTGCCGGCGCGATGGGCTTGGGGCAATTCATGCCCAGCAGCTTCCTGGAATGGGCGGTGGATTTCAATGGCGACGGCAAGCGCGACCTGTGGAATCCGGAAGACAGCATTGGCAGCGTGGCCAATTACTTTGCCAAGCACGGCTGGAAGCCTGGGCAACCCGTCGTGTCGCCGATACGCGGCAATCCGTCCGTCGCCACGCTGGAACCGGGTCTGGACAAACAATATCCGCTCAGCACCTTACAGCAAGCGGGCTTGATGCCAACGACAGACTGCCAGTGCAACGAGCCCTTGCGTTTGTTGTGGCTCAGGCATGCGGACCAGGACCAATATCTGCTGGGATACCCCAATTTTTACGTCATCACCCGCTACAACCAAAGCACGCATTATGCGATGGCGGTGCACGAGCTGGCGCAAGCCATCAAAAGCGCCTACCGGCAGCAGGTAGCCAGCAACCCATAG
- a CDS encoding PilT/PilU family type 4a pilus ATPase — protein MDFKALLALMVEKKASDLFITAGKPPCMKIDGKVVEVSKNVLNSDQAMRVVLSIMDQRHKDEFEHTKECQFALGVEGLGRFRVSAFTQRDAAGMVLRRIETTVPTSEELHLPPVLKELIMYKRGLVLFVGATGTGKSTSLAALIRHRNENSNGHIITIEDPIEFVHPHLGCIITQREVGLDTESYEVALKNTLRQAPDVILIGEVRTKETMQHAITFSETGHLCLCTLHANNANQALDRILHFFPEDMHSQIFMDLSLNLRGIVAQQLVKRTDGKGRYPAIEILLNTPLVSDLIRKGEVHKLKELMKNSREHGMQTFDQALYDLYTAGKISYEDALNAADSRNEVRLMIKLGAENANFDNDEMRLTETDEDGGSLYK, from the coding sequence ATGGATTTCAAAGCATTATTGGCCTTGATGGTGGAAAAAAAGGCCTCGGATTTATTCATCACCGCCGGCAAACCGCCGTGCATGAAAATCGACGGCAAAGTCGTTGAAGTTTCCAAAAACGTGCTGAACTCCGATCAAGCGATGCGCGTGGTGCTCAGCATCATGGATCAACGGCATAAGGACGAATTCGAACATACCAAGGAATGTCAGTTTGCCTTGGGCGTGGAAGGCCTGGGCCGCTTCCGTGTCAGCGCCTTTACCCAACGCGATGCCGCCGGCATGGTGCTGCGCCGCATCGAAACCACCGTTCCGACCTCGGAAGAACTGCACTTGCCGCCCGTTCTGAAAGAACTGATCATGTACAAACGCGGCCTGGTATTGTTCGTCGGCGCCACCGGCACCGGTAAATCGACCTCGCTGGCGGCCTTGATACGCCACCGTAACGAGAACAGCAACGGCCATATCATCACGATAGAAGACCCCATCGAGTTCGTGCACCCGCATCTGGGTTGCATCATCACCCAGCGCGAGGTGGGCTTGGATACCGAGTCTTACGAAGTGGCGCTGAAAAACACCCTGCGCCAAGCGCCGGACGTGATTCTGATCGGCGAGGTCCGCACCAAGGAAACCATGCAGCATGCGATCACCTTCTCCGAGACTGGCCACTTATGCTTATGCACCCTGCACGCCAACAACGCCAACCAGGCGCTGGATCGGATTCTGCATTTCTTCCCGGAAGACATGCACAGTCAAATCTTCATGGATTTATCGCTTAACCTGCGCGGCATCGTTGCCCAACAACTGGTCAAGCGTACCGATGGCAAGGGCCGTTATCCGGCGATCGAAATCCTGCTGAACACGCCGTTGGTTTCCGATTTGATCCGCAAGGGCGAAGTGCATAAACTGAAGGAATTGATGAAAAACTCGCGCGAGCATGGCATGCAAACCTTCGACCAGGCCTTGTACGACTTGTACACCGCCGGCAAGATCAGCTATGAAGACGCCTTGAATGCCGCCGACTCCCGCAACGAAGTCAGGTTGATGATCAAACTGGGCGCTGAAAACGCGAATTTCGATAACGACGAAATGAGGCTGACCGAAACCGACGAAGACGGTGGCAGCCTGTATAAATAA
- a CDS encoding type IV pilus twitching motility protein PilT encodes MDIAELLTFSVKNKASDLHLSAGLPPMIRVDGDIRRINIPALDHKEVHALIYDIMNDKQRRDYEEFLETDFSFALPGVARFRVNAFNQDRGAGAVFRTIPSKVLTLEELGAPKFFEELCTKPRGLILVTGPTGSGKSTTLAAMINHINTNDYAHILTVEDPIEFVHESQKCLVNQREVHRDTLGFNEALRSALREDPDIILVGEMRDLETIRLALTAAETGHLVFGTLHTTSAAKTIDRIIDVFPAAEKDMIRSMLSESLQAVISQTLLKKVGGGRIAAHEIMVGTAAIRNLIREAKVAQMYSAIQTGRKDGMQTLDQNLKEMVDKGLITAKSAMVKAVNKDLFR; translated from the coding sequence ATGGACATCGCCGAATTATTGACTTTTTCCGTTAAAAACAAAGCCTCGGACTTGCATTTGTCCGCCGGTTTACCTCCCATGATTCGGGTCGACGGCGATATCCGTCGCATCAATATCCCGGCCTTGGATCACAAGGAAGTCCATGCGCTGATCTATGACATCATGAACGACAAGCAGCGCCGCGATTACGAGGAATTCCTGGAAACCGACTTTTCCTTCGCCCTGCCCGGCGTCGCCCGCTTTCGTGTCAACGCGTTCAATCAGGACAGAGGCGCGGGCGCTGTGTTCAGGACCATTCCTTCCAAGGTCTTGACGCTGGAAGAACTGGGGGCGCCGAAATTTTTCGAAGAGCTCTGCACCAAGCCGCGCGGCCTGATTCTGGTGACCGGTCCGACCGGTTCCGGTAAATCCACCACGCTGGCGGCGATGATCAACCATATCAATACCAACGATTATGCCCACATCCTGACGGTCGAAGATCCGATCGAGTTCGTGCATGAAAGCCAGAAATGCCTGGTCAACCAACGCGAGGTGCACCGGGACACCCTCGGCTTCAACGAAGCCTTGCGCTCGGCGCTGAGGGAAGATCCGGACATCATCCTGGTCGGCGAGATGCGGGACCTGGAAACCATCCGTCTGGCCCTGACCGCGGCGGAAACCGGCCACTTGGTGTTCGGCACCCTGCACACCACCTCGGCGGCGAAAACCATAGACCGTATCATCGACGTGTTCCCAGCCGCGGAAAAAGACATGATCCGCTCGATGCTGTCTGAATCCTTGCAGGCCGTCATCTCGCAAACACTGCTGAAAAAAGTCGGCGGTGGCCGGATTGCCGCCCACGAAATCATGGTCGGCACTGCGGCGATCCGCAATCTGATCCGGGAAGCCAAGGTCGCGCAAATGTATTCGGCAATCCAGACCGGCCGCAAGGACGGCATGCAGACCCTGGATCAAAATTTAAAAGAAATGGTCGACAAGGGCTTGATCACCGCCAAATCGGCCATGGTCAAAGCCGTCAACAAAGATTTGTTCCGTTAA
- a CDS encoding TraR/DksA family transcriptional regulator, protein MKEYQDVRNHLLEMLEELDDRLGKITDDVKHIDKPLDQDFSEQAVEAENDEVLDALGNTTRAEVEKIKQAISRIDAGTYGICLLCGEPIRKERLAALPYANYCIQCAQRRELR, encoded by the coding sequence ATGAAAGAATATCAAGACGTGCGCAATCATCTGCTGGAGATGCTGGAAGAACTGGACGACCGTTTGGGCAAAATCACCGATGACGTCAAACATATCGACAAGCCCCTGGATCAGGATTTTTCCGAACAAGCCGTCGAAGCCGAAAACGACGAGGTGTTGGATGCGCTAGGCAACACGACCCGCGCCGAAGTGGAAAAAATCAAGCAGGCCATTTCCCGAATCGACGCCGGCACCTACGGCATTTGCTTGCTCTGCGGCGAACCGATTAGAAAAGAGCGCCTGGCGGCATTGCCTTATGCCAATTACTGCATCCAATGCGCGCAGCGCCGTGAACTTCGCTGA